In the genome of Scylla paramamosain isolate STU-SP2022 chromosome 2, ASM3559412v1, whole genome shotgun sequence, the window gctTCCAAAGACACCAGAGTATAACAACACAAGGAAGAATGTTGActacatgagagagaaagagaagaatctTGCAGCTGTGGAGAAATTCCCTAGGATCTGATGTTACAAAGACTCAAGCTCTGCATCAACATGCATATCTACAATGTGAATGTCAGCACCAGAGCCAAGCACTGTACTCTCAGTTCTGCATCCAAAACTAGGTATCACAGTactgggcaaaaaaaaaatgttttcataaggaaattttttgttttgattgaTGCAGCATTGTTTTATGATCACCACCTTGCAAAAATATAactttatttccacttttcaCCTTGCTTTGTAGTGGCAGTGATGTTCCATAATCTGGCAGATGGAACCATGCAAAAGCATACAGTATATAGGGCTGAGAGATCATGTGTTGTGAAAAGGGTACCATCTTGGAAAGATGGTACCCTTTTTACAACACCTTTTTACAACAGATGGTACCACCAGctaacacaagggaagctgcctTCATTTATTTAAACAGATGGTAGTGTGCCGCAAGATAAATGCTTGACATTGTTGATACATTGTTAACTTTTCTTGAGATAATGGCTCAATTAAAGGAATGTGGACAGCATTTTTCTCGGTGGTTCTCCACAAGAAGTGATAACAGAACAAATTGCTTAAAAttgtccctgtatgaaaccCTATAAAAATAACAACGCAGTGAATATGTGATTGAGTagtatttttccttcagtaTAATTTTGAATAGTACAGTGCAAGTGTCATTAGGAACTACCATAGATTCTGGAGTAGTCTTGGTCACACAGGTTTTCCACTAAATTGgttctacataaaagaaaacaaaacttcatTCTGCTAAAGTTAGGACTTTGATTCTATCAGGAAAAGAGTAATTTGTGGCTGGATGACATGATCACTGTGAGATGATATTTTTTGTGTGAATTTTTAATTGAATTATTTTGGAAACACCACAAATATTGGATTTGAGAATCAAGATGCAAAAGAACTTGGTGCATCATTGGGAATGCAACCCAAATGCCATTGGTTTCtttgtggtatatatatatatatatatatatatatatatatatatatatatatatatatatatatatatatatatatatatatatatatatatatatatatataatatgattTCTGGTTTACATTTTACCTCATTGTGTCCACTGTATCTTTAGGATGGCTATTCATAGTATGACACTTTCATGTTCTCAGTCTTTTCAGTACTGGCCACCTTGAAAGTTTATTGCTGTGTGATATCTGAGCTCAGCTATCTAGAATATATGGTTTTGCATTATAGCAGATAACTAGGGTTTGTGTATGATGTTAATATCATAAATTCTTAATGTAATGAGAATTAGTTCTTGATCAAATGACCATTTTTGTAAACAGTACATACTTATCTCTAAGATGTAGACTTGATGAGGCAGTAAGTAGTAGTACCATATGGATGAGCATTTTGGGAAGCAGACTATGTGGAGTGgaaaatttcattaattttgtaaaagaataaaaaatgtacaATGTACAAGGCATCATAAAATAGGTATAAATTGAAGGGACATTGGAGGATGAACCTTGCATATGATGCGGACTGACTTGAAAATAATTTTTATATCCAGCACTAAGAATTAGATTtaatgtgaaggaaagagaagagatagcTTTATGAATGACTAAAGATAAaccatgaaggaaaaagaagagagagctTTATGAATGACTAGAGGTAAACCTTCTGTAATGTACTCCAGATTTGTGCAATGCTGATTGGTGCAAGACGGGTATAAAAAATAATGTCAGCTCTGTTGTTTCttcatgtatataaaaaaaattgttatggaatgcaagaaaatgagcaactctagaataaaaaaaattaaaaaaagtgtGAGATTGCCATGGGAAGTGCAGGTGACAACAAAACTAATTGTGTAAGGAGATATGAGTGAGAAGGTTGTAGGTGTTGAGGTGGTGGATGTGATAGATGATAATTTAAGAAAATGCTgtattagttttctttatacAGAAACATATGCCTCTGATACATTTTTCACTATTCATATATTTGTAGATTTTCATGATACCAAGGAGGATACAGAAAATATACTTGAATAATTTGTTAACCATGCAAGAGATGAAAGGTTTGGTGCAAGTAGTACAGTAGATCCAAATGTTGTGCTGGTTTGGCTGGAATTCtcaattataatttttttttaatggtccTCATAAACATTTAATACTAATTACTTTTAACACACTTTATTAAAATGTGAAATTTTctttaggaagaggaggtggaggaggaggtggaggaggaggagttggatgatgaggatgaggagaggaaattgAAAAGGCAGAGAGTTAGGACCAGGGAATATTTTGCTgagttggaaaagaaaatggtaagcACTGCAAGTTTTTATTGTGTGCCTCCAACCCGTTGTTACTAATAGGGTGTGTTGACCTACCCTGCCCTTCTGTgtatgtacctgtgtgtgtgtgtgtgtgtgtgtgtgtgtgtgtgtgtgtgtgtgtgtgtgtgtgtgtgtgtgtgtgtgtgtgtgtgtgtgtgtgtgagaggaagagTTTGTGGAGTTTGTTTATTTGGTTACACGtattaaagaaaaggataagaaaaacagataaagtgtgtgtgtgtgtgtgtgtgtgtgtgtgtgtgtgtgtgtacgtacaaacacacacacacgtgcaggtattactactattctttcaTCTTGTCCTTGCTAGTAGGTATCATCACAGCAGATTGGGTCCTTATAGTGATCTGACAAATGTTTTATCTTGGATTGTGTTCCTGACACAacctttttcatttatctaaaCCTGGGACTGGTACTGAGTTGTACAGTCTTGTGGCCTCAATAACTAAGGAACTAGTTGTGTATGCATTTGTGCAAAATTTTGTTATTCTAGTAGACCAGATGGTAAATTGTAGCAGTCTTACAGATGGCAATCTGGTAATCTTTTGCAGCTATCAGTGGGTCTATTGAGGAGACCAGACTGGCCGTGATGGGCTTTCTTGAAGGGAGATTAGTTAGGTTTGagttttttctctttgtctctgctCACAGAGTGTGACACAGATCATTTCTAGTCTCTTTGAGTAAGCACACACACTTTACACAGCAGTTAACATGTGCTGactccatccaccaccactcTGTTTGCCttgcttcttactttttttttttttcagtatcattCTCCCTATCCACCACAGCACTAGTCTAGGCCTATGTCACAATCAGAACAGCCAGAACAGTGGAGTCACAAGGAGTGGCAGGAGTGAGTAATGCATAACATGGTACCACATGCAGTAGGGGTTGATCATGACTGTTTGGAATGTTTGTCAGCTGAAACAAGTCTGACATGCCAGCACAAAATCTGCTACATGTGATGTGGCACTGGAGGCCTTTATGAGTGCTGAGATGAGCAATGAGGGTGGTGATGACAAGGACAAACAGGATGGCAACAGGTAGCAGCAGTGTTGTGCCATAACCACTCACAGAATTTATAACATCAATCAATGTTCATATGTTCATGTTCAAACAATCATTTGATTGTTCCTGTAAAGTGTGATATAGACTTCATCACAGTCAAGTGTAGCAGATCTCTTGGGTGTAAGTAAGAACATGGCCCTCCCTCTAAGTGCATTATATAAAGAATTTACCACATGTGAAAGTCTGGGAAAAATTAACAGAAAGGGGTTGTCATAATTTGAAATATGACCAAAAGGTTAGAAAAACtgaggtgggtgtggtggggagGTGGGTTGTGGATGGAATGAGTGAAAAGAATGAGCATCTGATGGAGGTGTGTGGGGAAAGGAGGTAATTCTTAGTGAGTACCTTTCAGCATAAGTTGAATCACAGATATgcttggagaaagagagatgagcaTTAGAGTGTGATCAATTGTAGAGCATTGGATcagaaattatgaaaagaatttGTTAGACGTGAATCTGCTGAGGGATGTTTGAAGGGTCGGATCTTGCtgcagtttttagcaaagatgcAAACAAATAAAGAGGTGAATGTGAGTATGGCAGCAGTAATGGTAGTGGGAAAGTAAGGTGTGGGTAGTGATTGGAGAGAAAATATCAGAttgaagtgagagaggaaagtgtgcaAGAGCTTGGAGATGGATATATTAGCAGTTGGAGAAGTAAGTAAGagcacaaaagagagagagagagagagagagagacttctgtAAATATTCACATTTGAGACAGGTTTGGTACAGGTATCCCATTTCCTAGAAGCTAACTTGTGATATTACCAAACTAACATCTtaatatgtttgtttttgtttttcgctTACTAACTGTTGGGGCCACTTCCCTACCAAGGCTCACATGTCACCAACTTGCACCATACTTATTAATATTAACTGCATGACATCTTTTATGAAACAGTGGTTTACATGTTCCTATGTTTATTAATGTACAGTAATGCCGTGCTCTGCAACATAATGGAGGCATTTTTGCTTCCCCCCAAAAATATTGATAGGAATTATATATATGCTTGAGTGCTTTTAATTATTTACAGATTTTTGGCAGTCTGTAAATAAAACCTTATTTCCACAAGTTGATTTTATTTGATGGAAAGAGCTTTCCTATTCACAGCAAGGATTGATTTTTGTATCTAAGCTGCTAGATTTTCAAGAAGAAAACTTTCAACTCTTGGGTAAATAATATCCTTGTGTAAATGTTTTCCAGTGGAGCTTTCACTCTTATCTGAAGTGgagttttatatttatgtattatgtTCTGGCTtaattttaaaactttttttccaACTTACTTGAactcgtattttatttttttcttgtacttaaATTTGTAGTTTAGGACATAAACTGTTAAGTCATCACTCCTGTAGCAGCACAGAGGCAGGTCTCAAATACCCTAATTACATACCCAACTTTTGAAGATCTACCTTTGGCAAGAATTAATTTTTCTGTAGTAgacattgcattttttttttttttttttacacataaaaATGTATAATGTGATGCTGGGATTGGAATTTTGTAGGTTTTCCAAAGTTGTTTTCACTTGGTTCAAGTGCTGATAGAAACTCCTCATTGGTTCATGCAGTTTTTCATTGCAGCACAGTGTCACATGCTCATATATTGTTATGCTTGTTAAGTTTGATGACTTACGGAAGCAGTTGTTAGCCTGATGTAGGAAGACAAAAATTATTAAACTGGCATTAAAATGAACACATTTAGTGATATTTCCCCTTGCTGGAATAGTTTTACTTATTGTTTATTAGATaagtttttgttttactttttacatATCATACAACACTTTCAATTTGAATTGTTGTATTGGCATGTTTTACTTGCAATTTTGAAATTTATCAATTTATGGAGATATTTGCTTCCTAGTCCTTGCTAAAAATGAAAgtgtgagaaaaaagaagaaaaataaatttgttttattGAAGAATACAGCTGTCTCTGTGGGAAAAGACTGAGACAAAATTAACTTGAAAAATATTCAGGTATGACAAAGATTTGAAGGAGAGCTGCCTAGGTAATAGCACCTGATGTTTTCATGActcaataaatcaataactGGTTCCTGCCTCTTCCCCCCCTaactcagaccatctgtaagCCAGCGCCTTTCGACTACGATGAGGAGGCCATCAGGGAACGAGAGGCTTGCAATTACTCTCAAAAGATTACCCTGGAGATGGCCCGGGCAGGGAAAGCACCTCGGGCTGTACGAGTCTATGCAGACGGCATCTACGACCTTTTTCACCAGGGCCACGCCAGGCAACTCATGCAGGCCAAAAATCTCTTTCCAAATGTTTACCTCATAGTGGGAGGTAAGACACAGTGGTTGGTACAAAGATGATAAGTGAATGCTGGGTAATGGTAAACAATTAATACTTGTTATTTGTTTGGAATCCATCACAGATATATACTTTAAACAAATTTTACATAATATTGTGTTTGAAGAAATTGTTAAGAAGCATTTCAAGTAAGAATAGAGAGAGTCCTAATTATATAATTCATAAGTTAATGAATGgactgaaaaatagagaagcTTTACTTTTGCAGAGGTAAAGAGACTGATATTTGAAGAggccacaagaaaaaaaaaacgttaaggaaggggagatgtttgaattatttaaaaagtaaTGTTTCTTTCATCATGAGTCTGTGCCATGCTTGCTGCTCATTTGTTGCCAGCTTCTTTTGACagtggcttaaaaaaaaaaaaaagacaaaattaaaaagattCCATTAAATTGTAGAGCTACAGCTTGAGTTCATTAAAAAGGTTTCACTGGGTATGTCTGTGGCAAGAGTATATGATACCCATTGTGTTTCAGATTGTGTGTATGATACCCACTGCACTTCAGATTGTCTCAATACAACTTTGTGATAAGTTGTGGGTACCTTTGCCTTGTCAGTAATGTCCTAGGAATGTGTAGTTGTTATTGATACTTTCATTTGAGACAGCAGTCAAAGGAGAGTAATAATGTTGATTTGATATAAGATGAGCACCTCAAGACCAAACTCGGCACATACAGCATAAATCCACTACATTCATCATCTCATAAATAATATGTAGGCTTTATAAATAGTAACTTAGAATAGCCAAATCTGTCAACACAGCAGGTAGTGTATACTCACAAAAATGTATGTTTGgtactttccctttttttactgtgtgcaaaaaaaaatcctaattatCAATATATTACAGTTCATATATTCTTGCCTTGAACAGTGAATAGTGATGCCATGACtcatgagaggaaaggaaggacggtAATGACAGAGGATGAGCGTTATGAGGCTGTGAGACATTGTCGCTATGTGGACGAAGTCATCACAGCTTGCCCCTGGACCCTGGATGATGAGTTCCTTGAAAAGCACAAGGTGAGAGAGACACATCATAGAAAGTAAGTGAAAACATGCAGAGTattaattgatttttcttttaaacttttttGCATTCCTTTTTGTAACAATTTATAAACAGATTATTTAATAtaccctcctcttttttttccttcttgaccAGATTGATTTTGTAGCACACGACGACATCCCTTACACAACTGGCAGCGCCACAGATGTCTATGCACACATAAAGGCTCGTGGAATGTTTGTGTCGACGGAACGCACAGAAGGTGTGTCCACCAGTGACGTGGTTTCCCGAATTGTGAAGGACTACGACGTCTACGTGAGAAGGAACCTTGCACGTGGTTACAGTGCCAAGGAGCTCAATGTGTCTTACATCAACGTACGTAGAAAAGTTTAGTTTTCATTGCTTGCTAGAGCATGTCGCCATCTATCTGTGTGTTTTAACACATCCAATCCCTCTTCCATCCATAAGTTGTGTGGTacacaaaaaaatgtataaatatacTAAACTTTCACTTACTGCAGTGCCATTCCCCTGAAGACAGCGACCACAGAAAACCATTCCTTGTCACTTTTCTTCTGCATGAGTCCagcagctctgtctgtcaatccaGTATATCTGACCAAGCTATTCTTAAACTTCTCTCTTGGCcatcctcttgttttctttccttcaattttgccTGTCAAACTTAGGTTTTCAGATTCTTACTTCCTCATAATAGGACCCACAAacttcttatgtttcttaagtTTCTTCATCAGCTCTTCCTGTATCCATCCTCTCTAGGACTTTATTAGTCTTTCTTGCCGTCTACAGTATCTTTGACATTCTTCTCCAGCACCACATCGCCATAGCTTCCAACTTTCTTTGCATCTCTTTGTTCATTGTCTGTGATTCACAACCATATAATAAAACTGACCATTTGAATGTTTCAACCAACCTTTTTCTGGTGCTGACCACTATATGTGAATTTGTCAGCAATGTTCTCATTTTACATAAATTTTTCCTAGCCAGAGcaattcttttcttgattttgaaACAGCAGGCATCTTGAGTGATTTCACTTACCAAGTATTTAAAATGTTCACTTTTTAATATTCTCATTGCCAACCCTGATGTTGCACTGTTTCTCCCTTGGTTTACCATCGCCTCCATTTTACTTGTATTGATCATCAGTCCTCttatctctcattcttctttaacTACCCAAGCCGTATTAAGTACTAAATAATTACAGTATAATACTCAGGCTGACACCACCCTAAACTTACCAGTGGGTAAGTAGGATTggcagagagggaaaggaaaggaaaaactatgcataagtgtgtgtgtgagtatagAAATGCCAGTGaaagtgtgtgtattttatatatatatgtgtgtgtgtgtgtgtgagagagagagagagagagagagagagagagagagagagaaagagagagagagagaggaaaaaactaTGCATAAATGTGTTAGTACAGAAATACCAGTGAatttgtgtaatatatatatatatatatatatatatatatatatatatatatatatatatatatatatatatatatatatatatatatatattacacacattCACTGGTATTTCTGTACTAACACATTAATGcagttttttcctctctctctctctctctctgccaatccTACCTCCCactagtaagaagaaaaaataaataacaataagtaGATcacataataaatataaatgtaaccATGAGTAATTGTTAGAATTTTGTGTCCCTGCCTTCAGCTtaatttttgtctgtttctgcaggaaaagaaatatcgtctccaaaataaaattgatgacctaaagaagaaaggaaaggaaatgtttgAGGACATTGAAGGCAAGCGAACAGATCTTATCAtgaaatgggaggagaagagtCGGGAGTTCATTGATGCTTTCCTTATGCTCTTTGGTCGGGACGGTCGCCTCACACAATACCTCACCGAGAAAAAGGACTCAGTTATGATGGCCCTGTCACCACCATCCTCACCCAAAGCAGGCAGCCAGTCTTCAGAAGATTGTAGCAGGTGAGTaaagaatgaattaattaattaattgaatatCAGATTGTGAACAGACAGATTTTGTAATACTAAAGTGATGCTACAGAATCATATATATTGTGTACATAGGTTGAGAATTCATTAAAAGCAGTTGGTTTGAGGAAAGTATTTTCAGTCGTAATTTATGTTGGTTGTCTTTTGATATGCATTCAGCTAGTAAAAAGAATTATACTAGTTATAGTTAGTTGCATGTCACCAACtggcatgcttattattttgccaTGGTATCCATCACAGAAAAGTGACATTGGAAAAGATCATTACTAGTTAGTATATGGTGACACTTGTGTTTTCACCCATTGCTTTGATTGACAAAAGCAGTTTTGATAATGCTTGTCTGGAGAAATGGAAACTTTCTCAAAGTATCTCCATCCTTACCCTCTCCAGAGGTTTGAGTAATTAACATATTTGCATGACTGAATGCTACAAATTAGGCACATTACTAATGAAATGTCAGCAAACTACCATAACTTTATCAATATGTACAATATGCTACAAATTAGGCACAGTACTAAGTAAATGTGTCAGCAAACTACCATAACTTTACCATACTTTACAATATGCTGCCTGGTTTCTCGAGTGCAAGGCCTTAGGAGAATGCAAGATACTCCACCACAAAGACATTCTGGAGAAGCATAGGATTCTGTTCCTATTTAGTGGTCTTGCAGTAATGGTGAGATTTTCTTCTATTTAACACTGTGTGAGCCCAGTCCTACCACTTTTGGGATGCCATGATGCACTTATTTGTGGTAGAGTATCTCTCACAATCTCCCAAAGCTTCAAGAGACCAGACAGCATATTGAAACTTGATTAAGACTGGTTTGCTGCCGTCTTTCCTTAGTACTGGGCCTTAATTTGTGACACTCAATCACTATATATTAGCCTCACTTGTGCATTTCTCAGACATTACAGAAattctatatatgtatgttaCTCAAAGCTGTGCAGAGGATTGGAGTTAATATAATGAGAACTCAAAATTTATGCAGGCAAGCTTTTTCATTAAAACTGACCATTTTTGCCAACCAAAGCAATGGGGCAAGGATTCAAGTGTTGCCATATACTGTATTAGTAGTGATATCCCATGGGGtttttatgcacacacacagacatggaGGGAGGGTATAAAAAGGGTAGGGAGGGGAGAACAACTAGCAAATaagttttattataattttatttgtttacttaattTTGAGAGAGgttgtgtttttccttctgtcctctgtgttctctcttctcttctatcttctctcctctcctccttttgtgCTCTcagttcttctcttctttcatgctTGTACCTcagctctcttctctccttcctttattccttctgctctcttctctcctctccccctctgcccttctttcctctccttatcttGTTCCCTtagctcctttcctctccttttctgccCTCTACACTCTCCTCTGCTCTCagctcttttctcttctctgaaaattaaataaataattagaaaaTAATTAGATTAAATAATTTAATTAGCATGCAAACTAGCACACTGAAATTGTAAACCAACACACATAAGGACAGCCCTCACTACATTAAATGCCACAAAGTTTAGTGATATTCACATAAGATAGCAGCAACCCACTTGTAAAGAACACATGAGTGTTAATACAAAATTCATTCATGGGAAGTGTGGAGTGAGAAAAGCAGCAGTTTACTCCTAACAATGTgcctattctctcttcttcttatctcctcacTGATGCTTCATATTATATTCATGGGCAGAGGTGTCCTTTAGTACACTTACAGCAACCATAAAAGTTCTGAGCATGtgtacaccatcaccaccactgctgttactctcttccctccaatggtggtggtggtagaggacaTGCTCTCACAACTTCCTTTTTGTTTGACTTTGAATAAACTATTTCATGGTTGCCACAAGTGTACTACAGAACACTACAACCCACTCGCTACTCCATGAAATGCACGCCACACTCAGCCAGCTGTCAttaactactgctgctgctgctctgatCACTCAACTTTACTTACTTGTCAAAAACTATATAATTGCATCCTCTCTTACATAGATCTGCTGTAAGTTAAACAATTCTGTGAGATTATGAAAAACATTCACTTCCATGAAAGGAATCTTACCcatacaataatatatatataatgtggcAGGCCTGACAACACtctcaaaaatatatattagtcCAGTATCATAAAGGAAAGTCTCCTTGGATTTAGAGCTTTCCCTGGGCAAAGATACTTCCTTCAGCACAACTACCACAATAATGAAAatgcataataaagtgtttcatCCAGTTTAAatgcataataaagtgtttcatCCAGTTTAAatgcataataaagtgtttcatCCAGATTTGATTTTTTATCACTTATTGAATTGTGTTGGATGGCAAATATTTTGTTAGCAAATATGCTACAATATTTGTGGAATCAATTATTTGCTATGAAATTTAGCTCAGCAGCATTATATTAGCCTCCAATATTGATATTTATGACTGATATTTCTTTTATACAGGTTGTGGAACATTTATAACCTAGGATAGTAGTAACATTCATAAGAGTAACCTATacaaaaaaacttgcatttGATTTTGAACTTGGAAGCTTCATAGGCAAAGATAAATGCAGCTTCTTGGTGACAGCATCAACATATGAAAACTACAGAATTTTATAGGTTTCTGAATATTAAAATTTCAGATAAACTATTTTCAACCCATATATATAACAAATTATGAAAGGATATTACAGTCAAAGCTTTTAAGGTTATCCTAGAACAAAATGTTtaatttttaaatttatttatttatttatttattttttttttttcagtcctccAGCAAAAACTTCCAGATTTGATTTTTCTGGCCGTGCTGGGGCATCGCTGGTGGATGATGATTACTCtgacgatgacgatgaggaACCTGAGAGCCACTGAGACACCAACATCTCCCTTACCCCTTGTCCACCCTTCCTGCACACCCAAGTAGCCAGTAATTCTATAATTGCCACATTACTTCATTTTAGTGGATTTTGATGTGGACATAGATTCCTGAACTGCCATTCTCTTCAGGGCATTTTATAATTCAGTTGTGTGAGGAGAAGTGAGTTTTAGCTTTACAGATGGTTGGTTggtcacctcccctcaccctctgtTTACTGTAGTTAATCTAGTGACTATCAAGTGTTCTTATTCTGTAGAACAGTAATCTTCTGATTCTTGTTGTTATATACTAGTTTCATTAATTATATTGGTTTCTTTGGTAAATATTTCCTACAACCATTTGGTAAGCATGTGCATGCTTGTtgtattaacacacacacacctggagcaAGTGTtgaaaaattaagggaaaaagtCACACCTTAGAAATTATatgattaataaaaataatcttgGCGAAACAATatgcaaagagaaaagaatccTTGAATCAAAGAAGAGACTTGGAAGAACGAAGAACTGCTTGAAATTCAGTGGTGATTACATTAGTgttcataatgagagagagagataatacataAAGTGTTCATAATGAGATGATACATTAAAGTGTTCATAATGAGAGATGATACAATCAGCCATGTCTAAC includes:
- the LOC135115064 gene encoding choline-phosphate cytidylyltransferase B-like isoform X14; protein product: MKRAHHQAFPSAPRIGTICKPAPFDYDEEAIREREACNYSQKITLEMARAGKAPRAVRVYADGIYDLFHQGHARQLMQAKNLFPNVYLIVGVNSDAMTHERKGRTVMTEDERYEAVRHCRYVDEVITACPWTLDDEFLEKHKIDFVAHDDIPYTTGSATDVYAHIKARGMFVSTERTEGVSTSDVVSRIVKDYDVYVRRNLARGYSAKELNVSYINEKKYRLQNKIDDLKKKGKEMFEDIEGKRTDLIMKWEEKSREFIDAFLMLFGRDGRLTQYLTEKKDSVMMALSPPSSPKAGSQSSEDCSSPPAKTSRFDFSGRAGASLVDDDYSDDDDEEPESH
- the LOC135115064 gene encoding choline-phosphate cytidylyltransferase B-like isoform X13; protein product: MPLFFEQVHHAGKRKLSVAVNTPGSMKRAHHQAFPSAPRIGTICKPAPFDYDEEAIREREACNYSQKITLEMARAGKAPRAVRVYADGIYDLFHQGHARQLMQAKNLFPNVYLIVGVNSDAMTHERKGRTVMTEDERYEAVRHCRYVDEVITACPWTLDDEFLEKHKIDFVAHDDIPYTTGSATDVYAHIKARGMFVSTERTEGVSTSDVVSRIVKDYDVYVRRNLARGYSAKELNVSYINEKKYRLQNKIDDLKKKGKEMFEDIEGKRTDLIMKWEEKSREFIDAFLMLFGRDGRLTQYLTEKKDSVMMALSPPSSPKAGSQSSEDCSSPPAKTSRFDFSGRAGASLVDDDYSDDDDEEPESH
- the LOC135115064 gene encoding choline-phosphate cytidylyltransferase B-like isoform X12 codes for the protein MQRGGTHESVSVGRKRSHAESLLPIKPMKEHVLPITPPLKKPTICKPAPFDYDEEAIREREACNYSQKITLEMARAGKAPRAVRVYADGIYDLFHQGHARQLMQAKNLFPNVYLIVGVNSDAMTHERKGRTVMTEDERYEAVRHCRYVDEVITACPWTLDDEFLEKHKIDFVAHDDIPYTTGSATDVYAHIKARGMFVSTERTEGVSTSDVVSRIVKDYDVYVRRNLARGYSAKELNVSYINEKKYRLQNKIDDLKKKGKEMFEDIEGKRTDLIMKWEEKSREFIDAFLMLFGRDGRLTQYLTEKKDSVMMALSPPSSPKAGSQSSEDCSSPPAKTSRFDFSGRAGASLVDDDYSDDDDEEPESH
- the LOC135115064 gene encoding choline-phosphate cytidylyltransferase B-like isoform X10, whose amino-acid sequence is MQRVSGGTHESVSVGRKRSHAESLLPIKPMKEHVLPITPPLKKPTICKPAPFDYDEEAIREREACNYSQKITLEMARAGKAPRAVRVYADGIYDLFHQGHARQLMQAKNLFPNVYLIVGVNSDAMTHERKGRTVMTEDERYEAVRHCRYVDEVITACPWTLDDEFLEKHKIDFVAHDDIPYTTGSATDVYAHIKARGMFVSTERTEGVSTSDVVSRIVKDYDVYVRRNLARGYSAKELNVSYINEKKYRLQNKIDDLKKKGKEMFEDIEGKRTDLIMKWEEKSREFIDAFLMLFGRDGRLTQYLTEKKDSVMMALSPPSSPKAGSQSSEDCSSPPAKTSRFDFSGRAGASLVDDDYSDDDDEEPESH
- the LOC135115064 gene encoding choline-phosphate cytidylyltransferase B-like isoform X7; translation: MAAAGTNGADPTVSGGTHESVSVGRKRSHAESLLPIKPMKEHVLPITPPLKKPTICKPAPFDYDEEAIREREACNYSQKITLEMARAGKAPRAVRVYADGIYDLFHQGHARQLMQAKNLFPNVYLIVGVNSDAMTHERKGRTVMTEDERYEAVRHCRYVDEVITACPWTLDDEFLEKHKIDFVAHDDIPYTTGSATDVYAHIKARGMFVSTERTEGVSTSDVVSRIVKDYDVYVRRNLARGYSAKELNVSYINEKKYRLQNKIDDLKKKGKEMFEDIEGKRTDLIMKWEEKSREFIDAFLMLFGRDGRLTQYLTEKKDSVMMALSPPSSPKAGSQSSEDCSSPPAKTSRFDFSGRAGASLVDDDYSDDDDEEPESH
- the LOC135115064 gene encoding choline-phosphate cytidylyltransferase B-like isoform X8, whose amino-acid sequence is MAAAGTNGADPTGGTHESVSVGRKRSHAESLLPIKPMKEHVLPITPPLKKPTICKPAPFDYDEEAIREREACNYSQKITLEMARAGKAPRAVRVYADGIYDLFHQGHARQLMQAKNLFPNVYLIVGVNSDAMTHERKGRTVMTEDERYEAVRHCRYVDEVITACPWTLDDEFLEKHKIDFVAHDDIPYTTGSATDVYAHIKARGMFVSTERTEGVSTSDVVSRIVKDYDVYVRRNLARGYSAKELNVSYINEKKYRLQNKIDDLKKKGKEMFEDIEGKRTDLIMKWEEKSREFIDAFLMLFGRDGRLTQYLTEKKDSVMMALSPPSSPKAGSQSSEDCSSPPAKTSRFDFSGRAGASLVDDDYSDDDDEEPESH
- the LOC135115064 gene encoding choline-phosphate cytidylyltransferase B-like isoform X11, with protein sequence MYCNEGGTHESVSVGRKRSHAESLLPIKPMKEHVLPITPPLKKPTICKPAPFDYDEEAIREREACNYSQKITLEMARAGKAPRAVRVYADGIYDLFHQGHARQLMQAKNLFPNVYLIVGVNSDAMTHERKGRTVMTEDERYEAVRHCRYVDEVITACPWTLDDEFLEKHKIDFVAHDDIPYTTGSATDVYAHIKARGMFVSTERTEGVSTSDVVSRIVKDYDVYVRRNLARGYSAKELNVSYINEKKYRLQNKIDDLKKKGKEMFEDIEGKRTDLIMKWEEKSREFIDAFLMLFGRDGRLTQYLTEKKDSVMMALSPPSSPKAGSQSSEDCSSPPAKTSRFDFSGRAGASLVDDDYSDDDDEEPESH